One window of the Melospiza georgiana isolate bMelGeo1 chromosome 14, bMelGeo1.pri, whole genome shotgun sequence genome contains the following:
- the NOB1 gene encoding RNA-binding protein NOB1: MGHAEMARVPHVVADTGAFLNAAPLQDIADALYTVPEVLAEIRDRPTRRRLAALPCELRVRRPRPELLRLVTEFSKKTGDYPSLSAADLQVLALTCQLQAEIDGPGCVRWEPQDKVRLSSTPRHPEAPLHLAGFHLPAKHKPAGKGPHQPSSSPAPAESDEFGSFLYWRPPLPSIEEELRELLAITSSPEPPEQHRSSADGASAGEEEEEDEESDDDDDEGWITPSNLKEAQQDMGHFDTAPVGVQVGCVTTDFAMQNVLLQMGLHVLAVNGMLIRRARSYILRCHGCFRTTSDMTKVFCPHCGNKTLKKVAVSVSEDGSLHMHFSRNPKVLNPRGLRYPLPAPQGGKHANNPHLVEDQRFPQQRLSRKARQKTNVFDPDYLAGASPFAENDVHSRAAHLQLRDAALGAGRRRLNPNAVTKKFVKRR; this comes from the exons ATGGGGCACGCAGAGATGGCGCGTGTTCCGCACGTCGTGGCCGACACGGGCGCGTTCCTGAACGCGGCCCCGCTGCAG GACATCGCAGACGCGCTGTACACCGTGCCCGAGGTGCTGGCCGAGATCCGGGACCGGCCCAcgcgccgccgcctcgccgCGCTGCCCTGCGAGCTGCGGGTCCGCCGCCCGCGCCCCGAGCTGCTGCGCCTCG TGACCGAGTTCTCCAAGAAGACCGGGGACTACCCGAGCCTCTCGGCCGCCGACCTGCAGGTGCTCGCCCTCACGTGCCAGCTCCAGGCCGAGATCGACGGCCCCGGCTGCGTCCGCTGGGAGCCGCAGGACAAG GTGCGGCTCAGCTCCACCCCGCGGCACCCCGAGGCCCCCCTGCACCTCGCCGGCTTCCACCTGCCCGCCAAG CACAAGCCCGCGGGGAAGGGCCCGCACCAGCCCAGTtccagcccggccccggcggaGAGCGATGAGTTCGGATCCTTCCTGTATTGGCGGCCGCCCCTGCCCAGCATCGAGGAGGAGCTGCGGGAGCTGCTG GCCATCACCAGCAGCCCCGAGCCCCCTGAGCAGCACCGCAGCTCTGCAGACGGGGCCAGCGccggtgaggaggaggaggaggatgaggagagcgatgatgatgatgatgaaggcTGGATAACTCCCAGCAACCTGAAGGAGGCCCAGCAGGACATGGGGCACTTTGACACTGCTCCTGTGGGTGTCCAGGTGGGCTGTGTCACCACGGACTTTGCCATGCAG AAcgtgctgctgcagatgggtCTCCACGTGCTGGCCGTGAATGGGATGCTGATCCGCCGGGCCCGCAGCTACATCCTGCGCTGCCACGGCTGCTtcag GACCACCTCGGACATGACCAAGGTGTTCTGCCCCCACTGTGGTAACAAGACCCTCAAGAAGGTGGCAGTGAGTGTCAGCGAGGATGGGAGTCTCCACATGCACTTCTCCCGCAACCCCAAGGTGCTGAACCCCCGAGGGCTCAGG TACCCGCTGCCGGCGCCGCAGGGCGGCAAGCACGCCAACAACCCGCACCTGGTGGAGGACCAGCGCTTCCCGCAGCAGCGCCTGTCGCGCAAGGCCCGGCAGAAAACCAACGTGTTCGACCCCGACTACCTGGCCGGGGCGTCCCCGTTCGCCGAGAACGACGTGCACAGCCGGGCCGCGCACCTGCAGCTGCGCGACGCCGCGCTGGgcgccggccgccgccgcctcaaCCCCAACGCCGTCACCAAGAAGTTCGTCAAGAGGAGGTGA